Part of the Lycium ferocissimum isolate CSIRO_LF1 chromosome 6, AGI_CSIRO_Lferr_CH_V1, whole genome shotgun sequence genome, AAAAATTCAACTAAACTTTCTTGTTCAAATACAACTTTAACTTTCAAATACTATTTTTCAACTTAACTTCAAAtactacttaaaaaaaaaaaaaaaaaaaaaaccaattccTGTCCAAACTCATCTTAGTTCAACATTGTGCTCAAAATATCTGGAGGAAACTTGAAAGTTTTAGAAGTGAAGTTATTGAGTATGATTGTTGTATAAATccaattcaaaatatataagAGTTAGCCAAAAATTTAGGCTAAAACAAGTGAGGTTATGCACCAGACCAAAATCCTATTACTAAGCACATACGACCAAAGATCCTCGGAGCAAGGTGTCATCGAACTCAAGCGGATGCTCATACGTCACAAGATCGAGAGAAGGAGGGATCTAGATCAGAACGATTGTCTAATTCAATAGCCGAAGTACGAATATCTAAGGGGAAGAACGTAACGTCTTACGGCTCTTAAActagattaaattgaataaaaaccatataaaagtaattaggagaaggaaaaaaatacaagaagacATATTGTTGGCGTGAGCGTCCAAGTATTGTACCGCGCTAGCAATACAGTCGGTTCAGACCTCTTTTCAGCATAGCACCTGAGGCTAGCATTTGCATTGTGATAGCACCTAAGCCTCAGTTTCTAGCGCGATAGCACCTTAGCCTAGCATGTGCATAGCGCTGAAACTGAGGTTCAAACTAAGAGCCGCCAAGAGAGGCTCAAACTTTTTAGCAATGAAGTAATTCCAATTCAAAAAAGACAAATATAGAATAAGTCTTACAAATTACTGGTACTGGCAATTACATCTGCCGTCGTGCTCTTGGTTATGCATAGAAGACTTTGAAACCTCcaaatttgataattttaagcatttatttatttcttcatgtattaaCATTTTTTTGCCATTTCTGCCATTAATCTTTAAAATCTTTTGCTCAATTTGTTAAGTGGGATCATGTTTTTTCACCTTTTTAATAGTTTTAAGTCCTAAAAACTGTCTTTTCAGAAATCCAAAATTACTGATTCCAAATTTCCAATAACTACTAAAAATGAAGTACTATCCAAAAATGCTTTCTTCCCCAAAGTGAAGTttatttttggatgaaaaaatgCTTTTTCTACTTTTGAATTTGTGATTTGCTAGttgttaactttttttttaaaaaaaaaaaaaaaaaaaaaactttatataATGGGAAAGATGAGGTAAGCTCTTGGGATCTAAAccacaaaagaaaatttaaacgAAATATGAGCTACTTTATGAAAAGCTTTGACaatgttatatattttttaccaaATTAATCAAGGTAAAATATGAGTAATTCATTCGcatatttatcacttaattaGGTTATACTAACCTAAATTTGTAACAGTTAAAGTTAGCTTTTTCttatttgatataaacattATCAGATGAGTGTTTATCcaagttttaattttattacCGTTAAAGGTTGTGACGGGATAATAAATATTCTTTCATCCTTAACTAAAGATCTCATATTCGAACCCTGAAAATGAAATCATCTTCAGTAATGAGCGCTTTACCTCCAAATTGGAATCTCTCAACGCTCTAAAACCTGCATAGAACATCAaacgatttttttaaaaaaaagttttaacaTAAGAACATGTTcgaaccctaaaaataaaatcgacTTTAGTAAAGAGCACTTTACATCCAAAATGATCTATATATAACATcgaaaggaatttttttttttttttttaaaagttttaatcccataaaagaaaagtcttTATTTCTCTACCTCCTCTTCTCACAAGATTCACCGACAATTCCGACCTAAATgaccaccatttttttttttatcactttatttgctttcattttttatattttagtagTTAAACCCttacttctttttcttcaattttctattCTACTATACTCACtccacctattttattaattatatattgaaCAATAATTGTTTTGGAGTACCAAATTACAGCaaaatccatcaaattcatAACACTTCTTTCCCAAATCCCAACTAGTATTTCTCTATCTTCCCagctcacacacacacacacacacacacaaaaacactctctctctctctcaaaaaAAAGTAAACTACCAACATGATATCCACTCCTTTGAAGAACAattgaagcaaaaaaaaaaaaacatcaaaaaacCTCTTTGGGGGGTTTTAGGTATTGTGTTTCCCTCAAAATGAGctcaaaaatcttgatttttttcaCTATTTTAGTTTCAATTTTCATTCTTACAACATCAGACATTGTCTCAGACCGTACTACATTATTATCTATTCGATCTGTTTTACGTGGTCGTTCACTTTTATGGAATATTACAAGTCCAACATGTTCTTGGCCTGGTGTTATTTGTTCACCTGATAAATCATCAGTTCTTGAACTTCATTTACCTGGTATGGGACTTTCAGGTCAAATCCCACCTGGTTTATTCTCAAATCTTACTAAGTTAAATTTCATTAGTTTAAGGTACAATTCACTTTCAGGTGTAATACCAAATGATTTGTTTACACCACTTCATGATTTAAAGAACTTGTACCTTCAACATAATTTCTTTACAGGGAAAATACCTGATTCTATTTTTAATTTGAGTAATCTTGTAAGGGTCAATCTTGCTCATAACAATTTTTCAGGGTTAATCCCTGAAGATTTTAATAAGTTGAGGGGTTTAGGTACACTTTATTTGCAAGATAATGGATTTTCAGGTCAAATACCTGATCTGAATTTACCTGGTTTGGTTCAGTTTAATGTGTCTGATAATCAGTTAAATGGTTCAATTCCTAGTAAACTTTCAGGTCAACCTAAAGATGCATTTTTGGGTACTTTACTTTGTGGGAAACCACTTGATTCATGTAATGGTGGGGGAGAtaatgggaaaaaaaagaaactttctGGTGGAGCAATTGCTGGTATTGTAAttggttgtgttgttggtttggttttgcTTCTTTTGTTGTTATTCTTTTGTTGTTGTAGAAAAAAGAGTGATAATCAAGAAACAAGATCTGCTGATGTAGCTGGTGTTAATAATAAACAAGTGGAAGTTCAAATTCCTGAAGAAAAAGGTGTTGAGAGTAATAATGGTGGTGGAAAAGATGGGTTTTTGGGTAGTGCAATTGCAGCTATTGGAGTTGGTGGGGGTAAAGATAAAGGAAAAGCTGAGGCTGTTTTAGCTGATGGAAAAAGTTTAGTGTTTTTTGGTAAAACGGCTAAGAATTTCAATTTGGATGATTTGTTGAAAGCTTCTGCTGAAGTTTTGGGCAAAGGGACATTTGGTACTGCTTATAAGGCTGCTTTGGAATCTGGTATTACATTGGTCGTGAAAAGATTGAGGGATGTAACTGTACCTGAGAAAGAGTTTAGGGAGAAAATTGAAGATGTTGGGCAAATGAATCATGAGAATTTGGTTCCTTTGAGAGCTTATTACTATAGCAGAGATGAGAAGCttcttgtttatgattatgtCCCAATGGGAAGCCTTTCTGCACTTTTACatggtaagaattttttttttttttttttttcatgccatTGTAGTACAGTAGTGTTGTTTACCATTTACATGATCTGCAAATTTTATTTCTCTGATTGACATTGATGCTGCTGCTTTCTGTGTTGCCCGGACTCTTAAAATGTTGATTGTGCatgttggatcctccaaaagtagtgtatttttgaaGGATCTGATACGGGTGCGGCAagatttttggagagtccgagcaacataggctGCTTTTGCTGATTTTGTGGAACTAGTGAATTTGGACATTCATTTGTTTTCTTGGATCTTGTTATCTGAGTTGTGTAAAAGTTGTTGCTTTTGGCTAATGTGCTGTAGTTGCATTATTGTGTCCCCAAATGTGTTCACGAGATGCATTTAGAATAGTTCAAATGAAGCTTCCTTTGGCATTGGAATGAGGaccactttttttgtttttgccttTAGATGCTGAATTTTCAACTTATACTGTCAATAGTATTATGTAAACTTGATCTATCATTGAAGTATGCTGCTACATTGTGTATGTTTAAGCTGATTTTATCTTAATCTGATATGATAAACATTGTGTTTAGTGAATATGAAATCTGCCTTGTCTTATATGTTACTCCACCTGGAATGGCTTTACAATCTGCAATTTATGCTGTACGAACTCGTGTTTTCATCATTTAGATTGACACTAATTTTATCCACAAGTGAATGATCTGCACAATTTTAGATTTCGGAGGAGTTAAGGATGAAGTTGTAAAATTTCATTTATGATTAGGACAGAACTTGTTAGTTCACTGATTTCAACAGGGCGACACAAGATCATATAACATTTGATCCGTTTGTATGGATTTAAGCCAAATGTACCTTTGTTTGTTAACGTATCAACTACATTCTGTTAACATTTAATCGTATAACAGTCATGCTTTCTGTGGAACCGATCTTTCATGTGATGTTATATCACATGCTTTCTATAACATTAACAGCATTTTGCTATAGTAGCCAAAAAATATCGGAACAAATGGTGCTGTTATatagaggtttgactgtatatgtTGGCAGTTAGAAAGTATTATTGCATAACTTTTATGTCACAATAGTTGATCATtcgtctcttttttttttttttttctacaggCAACAAAGGAGCAGGTAGGACACCATTGAACTGGGAAACAAGGGCCGGCATTGCCCTTGGAGCTGCACAAGGGATTTCTTACCTTCACGCACAAGGCCCCTCAGTTTCACATGGCAACATTAAGTCATCCAATATCCTCCTCACCAAATCCTATGAGGCCCGTGTTTCAGATTTCGGGCTTGCTCAACTCGTCGGTCAGTCATCAACTCCCAACCGCGTTGCAGGTTACAGGGCACCAGAGGTAACCGACCCTCGTAAAGTCTCCCAAAAAGCAGATGTCTACAGTTTCGGAGTCTTGTTGTTGGAACTCTTAACGGGGAAGGCTCCCACGCATTCAGTAATGAATGAAGAAGGCGTTGACTTACCGAGATGGGTTCAATCTGTTGTACGAGAGGAATGGACAGCTGAAGTATTTGATCTTGAACTCCTTAGGTACCAAAACGTCGAGGAGGATATGGTCCAACTCTTGCAACTTGCAGTTGATTGCACTGCTCAGTACCCAGATAGACGGCCTTCAATGGCCGAGGTCACTAGCCGGGTTGAAGAACTCTGCCGTTCTAGCTTCATCGATTCTGGAGGCGACATAATTGACAATGCAGAAGTGCAAACTGCatgaaattgatcaagaaaattagTTCCATCACATTatttgccatttttttttttttaaaacgttTTCGATTGAGCATTTCGATTTCTTTGTTCATTCTTGGAGTTCTTCAGTGAAGATcaattgttcatttttttttttttttttttttttttttaaggatttaTTTTCCAGTAGCAACAGAGTTCCATTAAGTTCTGGTTGGCAGTTGAAATGGGGCTGTTTTTTAGATATTAATGTATTCTTTTCTGAAGGTGTGATGAACTGTATAAATAATTGAGATGACCTTGTAGTTACAACTCATTGCATAATTTTTGGATTCTTTAAGATTTGCTTCTGATTTAAGATTGATTTGTTGGTAATTATCATTAATGTTGTGTAATGTCAACAGCCAGCAATGCCATGTGAGTTTATTCCTTTCAAGGGGTCTAAAGAACCTTATCAAAATTTGAAGAGACTTCAATGTCTTTCTCCGTCCGTTTATAGTTTGATCTGTACATGTATTTTCACTATTATTTTAATACAAGCAAACAGATATCTAGGATCATTTCTGTATCATTTCAATTAGGTAAACATCAAAACAGATTAAAGCCTACCAACCACTGTGAAAACTagttttttaattatatacacTGACTGTGCAAATGAATTTTTACGCTATCAGCGTATTTAGCTCGTTATAGCAGGTTACTTAATTTATTTTCCAAGTTGATTCTTACTTATTATGGTCGGTTACCGGtagttattttactttcttacTTTCAGTATCACTATATATTTTGCAGCAAATTACTTGATTTATTTTCAGGTTGATTCTTACTTACTATGGACGTTTAATTGTAGTCAGGGCAGATCTATTCTGCTTACTGGCTCATGTTTATAAGTatttaattgtaaaataagtTATTATTGTAATATTAACTTGAGCAAAGTTATAGGAATGCGTAAActttaaatcctggatccgttTCTGCTTGTAGTTATCTTACATCTACACTATCGATGTATTTAATCCGTTGCAGGAGATTAATTGATTGTTTTTCAAGTTGATTCTCACTTGTTATGAATAATAATTACATTTAGGTGTCTTTTAGACATTCATAGAAGTTATATTCAGTAAGAAATTTACTCAAACTTTGGAGATAAAGAGAGGTTGCTTGTATAGTTAACAAAAAGAGACATTTTTCCAACTATACAAAGAGACGTTGTTCCAAAAAAATTACAAGTTTGAAAACGATTTTAAAACTACTTTCCACCAGACAAAATTGAATTAGAAGCAAAATCAATTTAATCAAGTGTTATTATTCTTGAAGTTatgaaaatcattcatttgctTTTGAATAAACTAATAGGTACTGGTTAGTATTcgttcaaaagaaaaaaggaccTCGAaggaataaaaatatatatattttcataacaGTAATATAAGTTTAATAAGCCTATCTGAGTGGTATTGCATGTGCttttatgattttgaaaaaaccccttttaacagaaaaataaaatttgaaaagacaAGGATACCCTTCAGCAACAGAGCTACAACAATTAAGGAGTCACAAAAAATCAGACTAATAAACTCTTGTGCATCTCATTTCATAAAACAGATTTAACTCaatgtttaagatgttaaaaACACCTTATTTATCATATTAGTGATAATAaagttataaaaaatgaaatggaaaagtTAGCTGTTAAAGAAAAAATCACATGAACTGAGAGAGTGATAGTATTAAACATTTTGGAAAGTTCTGACCAAGAAAGAGTATCATATGTTCCGTGTTTCAAGTAGTCAATATGCCAATGCCTATTATGAACAAATAATAATTCTTAAGTATAATTTATTACACTTAATAGCTGCAACCAAATATTGaaacatataaaatatacaagttggtcacttacattgcaaaaaaaaatagcccaaaacttacattacaaaaaatagcccaaaatatacaaacatatacagacacttataccaacatatacaaacatatacaaaggcacagagagagtgagagagagagaaaagtttggatcattttttgtaagaattaaaaaaaaggatcaattttGGTAGCATTGTTGCCCCAATTAACATACTATGTAATTTTCTCTTAAAATAAAGAGGTaaagtaatttttgaaaattcctGTAACTAGTAGGGAACTTGAAAGCAGGGTCCCAAAACTAATAGGGATGGTATGAAGGGTGCTGTAGAATTCTACTTTGAAATGCTTTGGCCTGGATTTGGTGTTCGCTCGTTTTAAATCAACTTATTTATGAGTTATGACAAACCCCCGTTGTTGTCACTTGAATTTCATCTTCGTACCCATGACTTAAATTATTATAGGCCGCCACCTCATCCCCCTCAATATGAACTAACTCATGTCAAATCACTTCTTCTCAAACTTGACCCTTATTTATACATGCCATACGACACGTTC contains:
- the LOC132058920 gene encoding probable inactive receptor kinase At1g48480; its protein translation is MSSKILIFFTILVSIFILTTSDIVSDRTTLLSIRSVLRGRSLLWNITSPTCSWPGVICSPDKSSVLELHLPGMGLSGQIPPGLFSNLTKLNFISLRYNSLSGVIPNDLFTPLHDLKNLYLQHNFFTGKIPDSIFNLSNLVRVNLAHNNFSGLIPEDFNKLRGLGTLYLQDNGFSGQIPDLNLPGLVQFNVSDNQLNGSIPSKLSGQPKDAFLGTLLCGKPLDSCNGGGDNGKKKKLSGGAIAGIVIGCVVGLVLLLLLLFFCCCRKKSDNQETRSADVAGVNNKQVEVQIPEEKGVESNNGGGKDGFLGSAIAAIGVGGGKDKGKAEAVLADGKSLVFFGKTAKNFNLDDLLKASAEVLGKGTFGTAYKAALESGITLVVKRLRDVTVPEKEFREKIEDVGQMNHENLVPLRAYYYSRDEKLLVYDYVPMGSLSALLHGNKGAGRTPLNWETRAGIALGAAQGISYLHAQGPSVSHGNIKSSNILLTKSYEARVSDFGLAQLVGQSSTPNRVAGYRAPEVTDPRKVSQKADVYSFGVLLLELLTGKAPTHSVMNEEGVDLPRWVQSVVREEWTAEVFDLELLRYQNVEEDMVQLLQLAVDCTAQYPDRRPSMAEVTSRVEELCRSSFIDSGGDIIDNAEVQTA